From the Thermococcus sp. genome, one window contains:
- a CDS encoding iron ABC transporter permease encodes MKVSKWSERLFGTPLPDAVVMTSFLFPLLYLIAFLVIPVLVMLATAFEYNGHISLYWFKSIFGSSYYFNPLHPGGYLVTTRPYGDQEVYYLLGKDFGVVLNSIIVSISVMILTTILGTSFAFIMARYDFPGKNIMRVLLFIPLLVTPFVNVVVVKKMFLPDGLINWIFYKHLHLFPKPVWIDGLIGVIIAQTITYYPIVYLNAYASFINIDPSLEEQAENLGSRGFHLFRTVTFPLALPGITAGAILVGIFSLEDLAAPIVFQGSNIAKKLMSYQIYSSFVSGFAVGNPQMAALALVMLTIALIMFLAVRWYVGLRQYAMLSKGGRWKPRVAKPKWWQALLIAFVAIPTLLLTIFPQIGVVLLAFSKSWYGTWPSEFTLENMKAILTQPDIVRVIENSLLYSTVAIVIIILLSLTASYASGRFKKAKLSPILDSLATIPIAVPGIVIAMSYFFFFSSVPPFKGSILDPTNLLYFFPGAALILAYSIRRLPFAARSISAGIQQVHVSLEEAAMNLGAGRWKALTSVLLPLIYLNLLGGAMLSFVYCMSETSVGITLGSINSTWYPITAKMKELIIGAVGSANLAAALGVFLMVVQITAIVIANVITKQRYSFIGLT; translated from the coding sequence TTAGCAAGTGGAGCGAAAGACTCTTTGGAACGCCCCTTCCGGATGCCGTCGTCATGACGTCCTTCCTGTTTCCCCTGCTGTACCTCATAGCCTTTTTGGTGATACCCGTCCTCGTGATGCTGGCAACGGCCTTCGAGTACAACGGCCATATATCGCTCTACTGGTTCAAGAGCATCTTCGGGTCGAGCTATTACTTCAATCCGCTCCATCCAGGGGGATACCTTGTGACGACGAGACCCTACGGTGACCAGGAGGTTTACTACCTCCTTGGCAAGGATTTCGGAGTCGTCCTGAACTCGATAATAGTCTCGATAAGCGTCATGATACTGACGACAATACTCGGAACGAGCTTCGCATTCATAATGGCCCGCTACGACTTCCCGGGCAAGAACATAATGAGGGTTCTCCTCTTCATCCCGCTCCTCGTGACGCCCTTCGTCAACGTTGTCGTCGTCAAAAAGATGTTCCTGCCCGACGGGCTTATCAACTGGATATTCTACAAGCACCTCCACCTCTTCCCCAAACCGGTCTGGATCGATGGTCTGATAGGCGTCATCATAGCCCAGACAATAACTTACTACCCGATAGTCTACCTCAACGCTTACGCGAGCTTCATAAACATCGACCCCAGCCTTGAGGAGCAGGCCGAGAACCTTGGGAGCAGGGGCTTCCACCTCTTCAGGACTGTGACCTTCCCGCTCGCCCTGCCCGGTATAACCGCCGGTGCGATCCTCGTTGGAATCTTCAGCCTTGAAGACCTCGCCGCGCCAATCGTCTTTCAGGGCAGCAACATCGCGAAGAAGCTCATGTCATACCAGATTTACAGCTCCTTCGTCTCCGGCTTCGCCGTCGGGAATCCCCAGATGGCAGCTCTGGCACTCGTAATGCTCACGATAGCCCTCATAATGTTCCTTGCCGTCAGATGGTACGTCGGCCTGAGGCAGTACGCTATGCTGAGCAAGGGCGGCAGGTGGAAGCCGAGGGTTGCAAAGCCCAAGTGGTGGCAGGCGTTACTCATAGCATTTGTAGCAATCCCAACGCTCCTCCTGACGATATTCCCGCAGATAGGCGTTGTCCTTCTGGCCTTCTCGAAGAGCTGGTACGGAACGTGGCCGAGCGAGTTTACGCTGGAGAACATGAAGGCGATCCTCACCCAGCCTGATATAGTGAGGGTCATAGAGAACAGCCTTCTCTATTCGACCGTTGCCATCGTCATAATAATCCTCCTCTCGCTGACGGCCTCCTATGCCTCCGGAAGGTTCAAGAAGGCAAAGCTCTCCCCGATACTCGATAGCCTTGCGACGATACCGATAGCGGTGCCGGGAATAGTCATAGCGATGAGCTATTTCTTCTTCTTCTCAAGCGTGCCCCCATTTAAGGGCAGCATTCTCGACCCCACAAACCTGCTGTACTTCTTCCCGGGAGCGGCTCTCATCCTCGCCTACTCGATAAGGCGTCTTCCCTTTGCGGCACGCTCAATATCGGCTGGAATTCAGCAGGTTCACGTGTCCCTTGAGGAGGCAGCTATGAACCTCGGGGCTGGCAGGTGGAAGGCACTCACCAGCGTCCTTCTACCTCTGATATACCTCAACCTCCTCGGAGGTGCGATGCTCAGCTTCGTTTACTGTATGAGCGAGACCAGCGTCGGCATCACACTCGGTTCGATAAACTCCACATGGTACCCGATAACGGCGAAGATGAAGGAGCTGATCATAGGCGCTGTGGGTAGCGCCAACCTCGCCGCCGCGCTGGGTGTGTTCCTGATGGTCGTCCAGATAACGGCCATTGTGATAGCCAACGTGATAACCAAGCAGAGGTACTCCTTCATAGGTCTCACATGA
- a CDS encoding ABC transporter ATP-binding protein yields MVDVKLENIVKTFDGTTALKGISLSIKHRELFTLLGPSGCGKSTTLRIIAGLDYPDTGHIYFGDEEVTYLPSYERGAVLVFQNYALWPHMTVFDNVAYGLKIRKVPKEEIRKKVEWALELVKLKGFENRYPTQLSGGQQQRVAIARALVVEPKVLLLDEPLSNLDAKLRLEMRSEIRRIQRELGITVIYVTHDQEEAMAISDRIAVMNVGTIEQIGTPREIYEKPRTEFVASFMGKTNVIPAKVVERNGDRVTVEFGSFRLDGLHYTEKSDNVVLVIRPERIKLKPGDNTVSLTGTVDLIEYYGFFTEIVALFEGELRIIARTISDKEVAGLRPTNPVTFYIDRDDIIVLPKQL; encoded by the coding sequence ATGGTTGACGTTAAGCTTGAAAACATCGTCAAGACCTTTGATGGAACGACCGCCCTCAAGGGTATAAGCCTCAGCATAAAGCACAGGGAGCTCTTCACACTGCTCGGCCCGAGCGGGTGTGGAAAGTCGACGACACTGAGAATCATAGCGGGCCTCGATTATCCCGACACCGGGCACATCTACTTCGGCGATGAGGAGGTGACCTACCTCCCCTCCTACGAGAGGGGTGCCGTGCTTGTCTTCCAGAACTACGCCCTCTGGCCCCACATGACCGTCTTTGACAACGTCGCCTACGGCCTCAAGATAAGGAAGGTTCCCAAGGAAGAGATAAGGAAGAAGGTCGAGTGGGCCCTCGAACTGGTCAAGCTCAAGGGCTTCGAGAACCGCTATCCTACCCAGCTGAGCGGTGGACAGCAGCAGCGTGTCGCCATAGCCAGAGCTTTGGTCGTTGAGCCCAAGGTTCTGCTCCTCGACGAGCCGTTGAGCAACCTCGACGCGAAGCTCAGGCTTGAGATGCGCTCGGAGATAAGGCGCATACAGCGCGAGCTCGGAATAACGGTTATCTACGTCACCCACGACCAGGAGGAGGCAATGGCGATAAGTGACAGAATAGCCGTCATGAACGTCGGGACAATAGAGCAGATTGGAACACCGAGGGAAATCTACGAGAAGCCAAGGACGGAGTTCGTTGCGAGCTTCATGGGCAAGACCAACGTTATCCCGGCCAAGGTCGTTGAGAGGAACGGCGACCGCGTTACCGTTGAGTTCGGTAGCTTCCGCCTCGACGGTCTCCACTACACCGAGAAGAGCGACAACGTTGTGCTGGTCATCAGGCCGGAGAGGATAAAGCTCAAGCCCGGCGACAACACCGTCTCCCTCACTGGAACGGTTGACCTCATCGAGTACTATGGCTTCTTCACGGAGATAGTGGCCCTCTTCGAGGGCGAGCTGAGGATAATCGCCAGAACGATAAGCGACAAAGAGGTCGCCGGCCTGAGGCCGACTAACCCGGTGACATTCTACATAGACAGGGACGACATAATAGTCCTCCCCAAGCAGCTCTAA
- a CDS encoding DUF447 domain-containing protein translates to MVDLLVENLLYEMLLVTRTNVTPVGVVRRGNSLNFKLFPGKSFRELKVDSHVAIQATNDPELLVRTALNLPVELEFEEREPYRWIKGLPGWLGEASCAEETWRDEIGETKVLKCSLKPEEEIPGRLPQRPFTRADCLLVEMAVLFTRYLVSPRKAIRDEILRLYTTYRRLGGSSESAEYIIGRLDRSQ, encoded by the coding sequence GTGGTCGACTTGCTCGTGGAGAACCTCCTATACGAGATGCTCCTCGTTACGAGAACAAACGTTACCCCGGTCGGGGTTGTCCGGAGGGGAAATTCTCTGAACTTCAAGCTCTTCCCTGGAAAGAGCTTCAGAGAGCTTAAGGTTGACAGCCACGTGGCAATCCAGGCAACCAACGACCCCGAGCTACTCGTGAGAACCGCGTTGAACCTTCCCGTTGAGCTGGAGTTCGAGGAGCGGGAACCCTACCGCTGGATCAAAGGACTTCCGGGGTGGCTGGGAGAGGCCAGCTGTGCCGAGGAAACCTGGAGGGACGAGATTGGCGAGACCAAAGTTTTAAAGTGTAGCCTAAAGCCCGAGGAGGAAATCCCCGGCAGGCTCCCTCAGAGGCCCTTCACGAGGGCAGACTGCCTCCTCGTGGAGATGGCCGTTCTCTTTACGCGTTATCTTGTCTCCCCAAGAAAAGCCATCAGGGACGAGATACTCAGGCTTTACACTACCTACCGTCGCCTCGGCGGTTCCTCAGAGAGCGCCGAATACATAATCGGCCGTTTAGACCGAAGCCAGTAG